The sequence GATCATGACGCCCCTTACGCGGAACCGGCATGTTGCGCAAGCAGCGAATCGATGATTTCCTTGAATTGCCGTTTCGGCCTTGCCCCGACGAGCTTTTCCACGACTTGGCCGTTTCTGAAAAAGAGTATCGTCGGAATACTCATCACCTGGTATCGTCCAGCGATTTCAGGATTCTCATCGGTATTCAGTTTGCGGACTTTCACCTTCCCAGCATACTCCTTGGCTAATTCATCGATGATCGGGGCCACCATTTGACAGGGGCCGCACCACACAGCCCAGAAATCCACCAACACCAGTTCGGGAGCCTTCATGACCTCGGCATCCCAGGTTGTATCCTCGACCTTGATTGCGTCACCAGCCACGTTCCACTCCTCCTTCGAAAAAATTTCGTCGTCTAAAAGGGTGCTGCATCGTATCCTAGCCATCTCCGGAGAGTCAAATGAGGTCACCACCTCCATTCTGGAGGGACTCCAAACCACCAGCTCTCGGCGTGAGCTTTTCTCCAGGCCGTCTGCTGCGTCCACAGCCGTTTCACGAGCGCATCATCAAGCCGACTCGCCATCGCCGCGGTGAGATCCGCTTGTTTCTGCGCAGCGGACTGAATCACTTCCTTCGCGATTCTGGCCAAGACATCCGGTGGGTCAACAAGATCTTCAGGGCGACTGGAGACAAGATTTAAATAAAGGTGCTCCACCTGCACCCATTGGTCTGTCCTGGCCAGGAACTCTACATATGATTCAAGCGCCTGGTAGACATAGGTCAGATAGACATACCGTTCCACCGACGGATGCTCGACAACATCACGCTGGCAGGCCTCAATCGCTCGCCGGAAGTCTCCTGCAGCCAAAAATACTTTCGCGCGCTGAAGGTTCCCCCCTCCCACGTCCTCTCTTATCGAAACATCTGCCGAACTAACCTCCGAGGCGCACCCTATTAACAGGCAAAAGACGAAGACCTGGCCGACCGCAGCACCGGTCCTCCATCGCGAGCATCGTGACATCGCTCTATAGCACCTACCCTCGCTCGATTCAAACCGACTCATCGGCCGACTACCCCACTTTGCGGCGGAATGCTCGACAACGGAAATCCGTACGGTCCTCCCGGAGCGGCCCATGGCAATCCTTTCTCACCGATCAGCAAGGGGCTTAGAATGCTTCTCAACACATTCGTCCCGAAGTTTTCCGTCCATCCGATTCCCGTCAGGTTCAGCATAAAGTTATACTGCTGCCGATCCGGAAACTGGAGATAGTAGATCCCCAGCGACCAACACTTACACGGGTTTTGATACAGCCCCACGATGTCCAGTTCGGGAACGGTTCCGGTCTGGATGTTGTAATACGCCTTGGCTCCTATCGTCCAACCCCATGGGGTTCGAAACGCTCCGCCAGTCGTGAGAAACTCGACTTCACCGGTCGGGGCAAACACTTGGTTGAATGAAATCGGATTCCACAGGTCACCCCGTTGCACACGATTGCCACCATTCGTAAATCGTTGCCCGACTTCCAAATACCAATCATTCGACTGTTGGACGCGCAGATCGGTGTTCCACTGAGTGAACGATCCAGTGTAGGGACTCAAAAATCCGTCGAGGACGAGATATTGATTGATGGGAGGCCGTTGCCCCGGAGCTGGCCCACCTCCCCGAGTAAGCGCCGTGCCCGCTAGCTGGGCTTGAGTATACTGAGGAGACGTATTCCCGATGACAGCCCGCATCCAGAGATCGGACAATTTTTTCCCATCGACTGACACAGTCGCCGGCTGCAACGGTTGAGTTATGGTACCCACAAGAGGCTGAACGCCTGGCGTAAAGTTTGTCGCCTGCGTTTGAATCCCTCCCACGTGATAACTCTGCGCTAGAGTTAGATCTAGCCAGTTGAAACTGCTACCACCGTCCTGCTCCAAGACACGATTCCGGAGCGAATAGGTCAACAGATTTTTCTTGGGAAGGTTATCTACCTGGTCAATCTGCGTGATCTGCGATTGATCGGTTGGCGGCACATATTCGTAGATCACGCTCGGCTCGATTGTATGGAGAAAGGATCCTCCCTCGCTCGCGCCGAATTGGCGACTCAATTTCGAAGCGGCATCCAGCGCCGCCCAAAAGGTCTCACGATGCTGACTCTGCACAGTGTCAACTCCCCTCGTATAGTACACCTCACGAAATTTTACTTGAGGCGTTAGGCCAACCATGTGACCGAAATCAATCACGTCGGTCGACAATCCCGGCACGAGGTCAAGACGATTCTGCTGAAACCCCTCGGTCCGGTAGAAGTTTACAGCGCTTGTCTCACCGCCGAATAGCAAAGGAGAGTTCAATAGTGACAGATAGGGCAAGGAGTATCCGATTTCCGGCAGCCGTTGAAAGGTATCGACCCCTCCCTGCTCGAGAGGTTGTAGGTAGTTGCTCCAGAGATACAGATTCCCTGTGGTGAACCGTTGATTGGCTAAGAGGTTCGATTCCAAACTGGGAAGCGCCCGTTGAACACCCGAATTGCTCAACTGCTGGAGGACGTTTGGGTCTGTCACGAAATTGGCCTGCAATCGCAACAACAAGTCCGGATTAAATTGTTGAGTATGACTCCCGGTAATCACTGCTCTGGTCTGAGTCGCTCCTCCACCTTGCTGATCCACGCCTGACACGTTCGGCAGTTGCGTCTGCTGGAGTAAATTCACATACCATTGTCCTTTCGACTGCCGATCCAACATGTAACGATACGACGCCTCACTCCCATACCCGAGCTTGGAGTAATAGTAGGGTGCGAGGGTCAAGTCTTGGCTAGGATTAATCGCCCAGTAATAGCTACCTTGTGCGTTAAACCCAAACCGATTGTCATATAGTATTTGAGGAATCAAGAAACCGCTGCGTCGATTCGAAAGCGGGTAGGTCATAGTAGGGATCGGAACGAGAGGAACGTCCATTACACAGAGCCACGTCCCTGTAAAGGCCACATGATCTCCAGCCTCCAGATCAAGGTCCTTGAATTGGAACCTCCAGGCCGGCACCTCTCCCTGCTGCGCGTCGCAGTTGGTGAACGTCCCTTCTTTCACTCGATAGTGGTCTTCGGAAAAGCGCTGGAGTAGACGTCCCGTGACAAATGAATTCGATGCCGGGACGTGGAGTTGACCATTCGTCACAACACCCGCTTCGGTGTTTACATTCAGTTCAAGGCGGTCGGTGACGAGGTCCGCCTTAGGGTCTGTGAGGTGGACATGGCCCGTCGCAATCAGCACGCCGGGAAGGGCTTGAATGATGATGTGATCAGCCGTCAGATGAAGCGTGCCTTGATCGACAACGACAGTGCCGTCGGCCTCATAGACTTCTTGGTTCTGCAAATAATCGATGCGCTCTGCGCGAACGTCCAGCGGCAACGGCCCAGATGAGGGGGGAGACCCTACAGCAACCTGCGTGCGCTCCGCCAATCCCGGAGCTGGAATAAGCAATCCCGCGATCACCAGGCCCAGAAGATAGCCCCGCATCCGAACGAGGACACCGGCCATCTCAACCCCGGACTGGTGAAAGCCCACAACCGCGGTAGATTGCCGTTACCTCTCCCACGAGCATCAATGAACCTGTCACGCAGATTACGTCGTCCGGGCCAGCCAATCGCTTTGCCAGCGCAAGCGCATCGGCTGGTACCGGTGCCTCATGGAAAGAGGGCAGCCAGTCCTGCAGCGCAACGCGGAGTTCTGGGACGGTTGCGGATCGAGGAAGATCGGCTTGGGTTACCACCACTTCTCCGACGAGAGGTCGGAGCGGCATGAGAAAGCCCCGATGGTTCTTATCCCGCATCATTCCGAACACCAAAATGAGCCG is a genomic window of Nitrospiraceae bacterium containing:
- the trxA gene encoding thioredoxin, which encodes MEVVTSFDSPEMARIRCSTLLDDEIFSKEEWNVAGDAIKVEDTTWDAEVMKAPELVLVDFWAVWCGPCQMVAPIIDELAKEYAGKVKVRKLNTDENPEIAGRYQVMSIPTILFFRNGQVVEKLVGARPKRQFKEIIDSLLAQHAGSA
- the lptD gene encoding LPS assembly protein LptD, with product MAGVLVRMRGYLLGLVIAGLLIPAPGLAERTQVAVGSPPSSGPLPLDVRAERIDYLQNQEVYEADGTVVVDQGTLHLTADHIIIQALPGVLIATGHVHLTDPKADLVTDRLELNVNTEAGVVTNGQLHVPASNSFVTGRLLQRFSEDHYRVKEGTFTNCDAQQGEVPAWRFQFKDLDLEAGDHVAFTGTWLCVMDVPLVPIPTMTYPLSNRRSGFLIPQILYDNRFGFNAQGSYYWAINPSQDLTLAPYYYSKLGYGSEASYRYMLDRQSKGQWYVNLLQQTQLPNVSGVDQQGGGATQTRAVITGSHTQQFNPDLLLRLQANFVTDPNVLQQLSNSGVQRALPSLESNLLANQRFTTGNLYLWSNYLQPLEQGGVDTFQRLPEIGYSLPYLSLLNSPLLFGGETSAVNFYRTEGFQQNRLDLVPGLSTDVIDFGHMVGLTPQVKFREVYYTRGVDTVQSQHRETFWAALDAASKLSRQFGASEGGSFLHTIEPSVIYEYVPPTDQSQITQIDQVDNLPKKNLLTYSLRNRVLEQDGGSSFNWLDLTLAQSYHVGGIQTQATNFTPGVQPLVGTITQPLQPATVSVDGKKLSDLWMRAVIGNTSPQYTQAQLAGTALTRGGGPAPGQRPPINQYLVLDGFLSPYTGSFTQWNTDLRVQQSNDWYLEVGQRFTNGGNRVQRGDLWNPISFNQVFAPTGEVEFLTTGGAFRTPWGWTIGAKAYYNIQTGTVPELDIVGLYQNPCKCWSLGIYYLQFPDRQQYNFMLNLTGIGWTENFGTNVLRSILSPLLIGEKGLPWAAPGGPYGFPLSSIPPQSGVVGR